One window from the genome of Cryptomeria japonica chromosome 6, Sugi_1.0, whole genome shotgun sequence encodes:
- the LOC131876739 gene encoding uncharacterized protein LOC131876739, with protein sequence MEEGGPSKEESTQSKRSKNATGLKIQEDKDNQKETENDSEDIRKDGSEMETDEFGGEESWKEEDVGEEEEGAEDVSDQDNPTHSEKNKEFEHEMGKENLSKDKEEVGEGLILDNLKNLSKVRMGFDRWAYEGIKNLEKNGKRWEEKRKKDDRDQK encoded by the exons atggaggaaggtgggcctagcaaggaAGAGTCGACTCAGAGCAAAAGGAGCAAAAATGCTACTGGgttgaaaattcaagaggacaaggataATCAAAAGGAGACGGAGAATGACTCAGAGGATATTAGAAAAGATGGTAGTGAGATGGAAACTGATGAGTTTGGAGGAGAGGAAAGCTGGAAAGAAGAGGATGTGGgggaagaggaagaaggagctgAGGATGTTTCCGATCAAGATAATCCTACCCACAGT gagaagaataaggaatttGAGCATGAGATGGGCAAGGAGAATCTGAGCAAGGATAAGGAGGAAGTTGGAGAAGGGTTAATTctggataatctcaaaaacctaTCTAAGGTTagaatgggttttgacaggtgggctTATGAAGGAATAAAGAATCTAGAAAAAAATGGGAAGcggtgggaagagaaaaggaagaaagatgataGAGACCAGAAGTAG